In a single window of the Litorilituus sediminis genome:
- the rsmD gene encoding 16S rRNA (guanine(966)-N(2))-methyltransferase RsmD produces MIKHKKSASKSSGKGQIRIIAGTHRGRRLPVLLADGLRPTTDRVKETVFNWLMPYLPEAKCLDCFAGSGGLGFEALSRGAKKVTMVELHKPAAQQLKANGKTLKADNLTVANTDALSFLTTATEQFDLVFLDPPFRQNLIEKSANLLNQGWLAEQALIYVEMESELSEQTLLPSNWQLLKEKTAGQVSYRLYQTTNAN; encoded by the coding sequence ATGATCAAACACAAAAAATCTGCTAGTAAATCTTCAGGCAAAGGACAAATTCGCATTATTGCTGGCACTCATCGTGGCAGAAGATTACCTGTGCTACTCGCAGATGGCTTAAGACCAACTACAGATAGAGTAAAAGAAACTGTGTTTAATTGGTTAATGCCTTACTTGCCAGAGGCCAAGTGTTTAGATTGTTTTGCAGGCTCAGGTGGTTTGGGCTTTGAAGCACTGTCACGCGGGGCCAAAAAAGTCACTATGGTTGAGTTACATAAACCGGCCGCACAGCAGTTAAAAGCCAATGGAAAAACACTTAAAGCTGATAACCTTACCGTAGCAAATACCGATGCTCTGAGTTTTTTAACTACCGCAACTGAGCAATTTGATCTGGTTTTTTTAGATCCGCCTTTTAGACAAAACCTAATCGAAAAATCAGCCAATTTACTTAATCAAGGTTGGCTCGCAGAACAAGCATTGATCTATGTTGAAATGGAAAGTGAACTTAGCGAGCAAACATTGCTGCCAAGTAACTGGCAGTTACTTAAAGAAAAGACGGCAGGCCAAGTAAGCTACCGTTTATATCAAACAACTAACGCTAATTAG
- a CDS encoding MBL fold metallo-hydrolase: MKLHIIPGYIQDIYLVEYQSKLLLLDGCCRADVSFIQDFISQQLARPLTDLKLVVVSHMHPDHAGAAHKLRKITGCKIATGEAEGHWYSGVDGVLMHISDILLTQYVANKKNKKQHWLWYARKLKADIYLKENQNLPGFEDWQVLFTPGHTDRDISLHHLPSNRVYIADVIIAIKKGFISPFPVFYPNRYRASLQKISDLNAKSLLLAHGGEVQLSKENITQLIKNAPMKPITHWRAVKSKLKKVLLS; the protein is encoded by the coding sequence ATGAAACTTCATATCATACCGGGTTATATCCAAGATATTTATCTCGTCGAGTACCAAAGTAAATTATTATTACTCGACGGCTGCTGCCGCGCTGACGTGTCATTTATTCAAGACTTTATTAGCCAGCAGCTAGCAAGACCATTAACCGACCTAAAACTTGTTGTTGTCAGCCACATGCATCCAGATCATGCCGGTGCTGCCCATAAACTGCGCAAAATAACAGGCTGTAAAATTGCTACCGGTGAGGCTGAAGGTCATTGGTATAGTGGCGTTGATGGTGTGCTTATGCACATTTCCGATATACTACTCACACAATATGTCGCCAATAAGAAAAATAAAAAGCAACATTGGCTTTGGTATGCCAGAAAGTTAAAAGCAGACATTTACCTCAAAGAAAACCAAAACTTACCCGGCTTTGAAGACTGGCAGGTTTTATTCACCCCGGGGCATACTGATAGAGATATCTCTTTACATCATCTGCCAAGTAATCGCGTTTACATTGCTGATGTCATCATTGCCATTAAGAAAGGTTTTATCTCACCATTCCCAGTATTTTACCCAAACAGGTATAGAGCCTCTCTACAAAAAATCTCAGACCTCAATGCGAAAAGCTTACTGCTAGCGCATGGAGGAGAAGTTCAGCTTTCAAAAGAGAATATTACCCAGTTAATAAAAAACGCGCCAATGAAGCCGATAACTCATTGGCGCGCGGTAAAAAGTAAACTCAAAAAAGTATTGTTGAGTTAG
- a CDS encoding serine hydrolase, whose translation MKLPIKAYALALFTLLCSSLAFASTQDDKLKSIDAAIKQSMSTFQVPGVAVAIVKGDNVVMSQGYGVIEHGKPAKVTADTVFGIASNTKAMTAALLAGLVDEGKLSWTTKVIDIIPEFQMPSAYVTREFTIIDLLAHNSGLGLGAGDLMIWPHTTLTTQDIIKGIKYLPEVSSFRSEFAYDNLMYIIAGEVIARVTGQSWQEVIQAQIFTPLGMKNTSAAYSLIAKDNNNVARAHVPLDGKLNVVGGNFLEKFAAAGSVASSVNDMSLWLKAQLKHGQYADNKRLYSKEQSLAMRKARTLLSVSEKATEQDKTHFSAYGLGWFLKDYHGVKLVHHSGGILGMVSKVVIVPEEDLAMVILTNQQSGYAFNAIYHHILNEYLELPAKDWVAFYDTKRQERIEKEQARLAKAKAKVNKNSAHSLPLRDYAQVYADNWYGDIEISYKNNALHMQFGNTPELKGTLEHYQHNTFIVRWHDRTLEADAFVNFNLTEDGEINYVTMKAVSLATDFSFDFHDLKLKPKK comes from the coding sequence ATGAAGTTACCTATTAAAGCGTATGCTTTAGCGTTATTTACTTTACTTTGTTCTAGCCTTGCTTTCGCTAGTACACAGGATGATAAATTAAAGTCTATTGATGCTGCCATCAAGCAGAGCATGTCAACGTTCCAAGTGCCGGGCGTTGCTGTAGCTATTGTTAAAGGCGATAACGTAGTGATGAGCCAAGGCTATGGTGTAATCGAGCATGGTAAGCCAGCAAAAGTGACTGCTGATACTGTTTTTGGTATTGCTTCAAATACTAAAGCAATGACCGCAGCGCTTTTGGCGGGCTTGGTTGATGAAGGTAAGCTGTCATGGACGACTAAGGTGATAGATATTATCCCTGAGTTTCAAATGCCAAGTGCTTACGTTACCCGAGAATTTACCATTATTGACTTACTTGCTCATAACTCAGGTTTGGGCTTAGGTGCTGGCGATTTAATGATTTGGCCGCACACGACATTAACTACGCAAGATATCATTAAAGGGATTAAGTATCTGCCTGAGGTTTCCAGCTTTCGCAGTGAGTTTGCCTACGATAACTTAATGTACATTATTGCTGGTGAGGTGATTGCCAGAGTAACCGGGCAATCATGGCAAGAGGTTATTCAAGCGCAAATATTCACGCCTTTAGGAATGAAGAATACCTCAGCAGCCTATTCTTTAATTGCGAAAGATAATAACAATGTTGCTCGAGCTCATGTGCCATTAGATGGCAAGTTAAATGTTGTTGGCGGTAACTTTTTAGAGAAATTTGCTGCGGCTGGCTCGGTGGCATCGAGCGTTAATGATATGAGCTTATGGTTAAAAGCGCAGTTAAAGCATGGTCAATATGCTGATAATAAGCGTTTGTATTCCAAAGAGCAGTCACTAGCGATGAGAAAAGCGCGTACTTTGTTATCTGTGTCAGAAAAAGCCACAGAGCAAGATAAAACGCATTTTTCAGCCTATGGTTTAGGTTGGTTTTTAAAAGATTATCATGGCGTTAAGCTAGTTCACCACAGTGGTGGTATTTTAGGTATGGTGTCTAAGGTGGTTATTGTGCCTGAAGAAGATTTGGCCATGGTAATCTTAACTAACCAACAATCAGGTTATGCCTTTAATGCGATTTACCACCACATCTTAAATGAATATCTGGAGCTGCCAGCAAAAGATTGGGTGGCTTTTTATGATACTAAACGCCAAGAGCGTATTGAAAAGGAGCAAGCTCGTTTAGCGAAGGCAAAAGCGAAAGTTAATAAAAATTCAGCACACTCGCTGCCGTTACGTGATTACGCACAAGTGTATGCCGATAATTGGTATGGCGACATTGAAATAAGCTACAAGAATAATGCTTTACACATGCAGTTTGGCAATACCCCAGAATTAAAGGGCACTTTAGAGCATTATCAACATAATACCTTTATTGTGCGATGGCATGATCGCACGCTAGAAGCGGATGCTTTTGTTAACTTTAACTTAACGGAAGATGGTGAGATTAACTATGTCACCATGAAAGCAGTGTCCTTAGCGACAGACTTTAGTTTTGACTTTCATGACTTGAAACTAAAACCAAAAAAGTAG
- a CDS encoding YjaG family protein, producing the protein MAIHLPFSKLSYWQQIAFSAALLERMLPNYQMFSEAADFGDSQLLRTQLDIIWQWLADSKQVKINAQAQLNKLEEQVPDPEAFDFFGVFPALDVCMAQTSLWQLIQTKPKNKKADVNTDDVACVSRLSHNSVSYYVELLLLQQAEEQQQEVPITQTDIDAHPLMQWEKDTQNELFDFLKFAAENKRSCQLAKEMVLSEGLSNLGIEIN; encoded by the coding sequence GTGGCAATACACCTTCCATTTAGCAAGTTAAGTTATTGGCAGCAAATCGCCTTTTCTGCTGCTTTACTTGAACGCATGCTACCTAATTACCAAATGTTTAGTGAAGCCGCTGACTTTGGTGATAGCCAATTATTGAGAACTCAACTTGATATTATTTGGCAGTGGTTAGCAGATAGCAAGCAGGTAAAAATTAATGCCCAGGCGCAATTAAATAAACTAGAAGAGCAAGTGCCCGATCCTGAAGCATTTGACTTCTTTGGTGTTTTTCCAGCGCTAGATGTCTGTATGGCACAAACCTCATTATGGCAATTAATACAAACTAAGCCTAAGAATAAAAAAGCAGATGTTAATACCGACGATGTTGCTTGTGTTAGTCGTCTGTCACATAACAGTGTTAGTTACTATGTTGAGTTATTGTTATTGCAACAAGCAGAAGAACAACAACAAGAAGTTCCAATAACTCAAACTGATATTGATGCTCATCCATTAATGCAGTGGGAAAAAGACACGCAAAATGAGCTGTTTGACTTCTTAAAATTTGCCGCTGAAAACAAACGTAGTTGTCAGCTGGCAAAAGAAATGGTGTTATCTGAAGGGCTTTCCAATTTAGGTATAGAGATTAACTAG
- a CDS encoding SapC family protein, with translation MANFVPVKKDQHQNLKLANKRDLSHAAGQHIVPITAAEYAQASASFPVVFVKNPDSPRFRSVAMLGLESGENLFFQDNKWSALSVPQSIGMVPFALGLDPDKENTLTSCIDVDSEFVGEDKDLPLFDEEGKETEVFVNIQKSLGRLYENEKMTENFVKELEENNLLHELELRIDLSNGEKKKLVGLYTIDEEKVKTLSDEKVVDFHKRGLFVPIYAMLGSLGQINRLVQLRNQASATKVVGIQIAPVATEAANEEVAES, from the coding sequence ATGGCAAACTTTGTTCCAGTAAAAAAAGACCAGCACCAAAACTTAAAACTAGCTAACAAACGTGATTTATCACATGCTGCAGGTCAACACATTGTCCCTATTACCGCGGCTGAGTATGCACAAGCATCAGCTAGTTTCCCAGTAGTTTTTGTTAAAAACCCTGACTCTCCGCGTTTTCGCAGTGTTGCTATGTTAGGTTTGGAAAGTGGTGAGAACTTATTCTTCCAAGATAACAAATGGTCTGCGCTTTCTGTTCCACAAAGTATTGGTATGGTGCCATTTGCCTTAGGTTTAGATCCTGATAAAGAAAATACCTTAACATCATGTATTGATGTAGACAGTGAATTTGTTGGTGAAGATAAAGATTTACCTTTATTTGATGAAGAAGGTAAAGAAACAGAAGTGTTTGTTAACATTCAAAAGTCATTAGGTCGTTTATACGAAAATGAAAAAATGACAGAAAACTTTGTTAAAGAGTTGGAAGAAAACAATTTGCTACATGAGCTTGAATTAAGAATTGATTTAAGTAATGGCGAAAAGAAAAAACTAGTAGGTTTATATACCATTGACGAAGAAAAAGTAAAAACTTTATCTGATGAGAAAGTTGTAGATTTTCATAAGCGTGGTTTATTTGTACCTATTTACGCTATGCTGGGTTCATTAGGTCAAATTAATCGCCTAGTTCAGTTACGCAATCAAGCGTCTGCCACTAAAGTTGTTGGCATTCAGATTGCACCAGTTGCAACTGAAGCGGCGAATGAAGAAGTAGCTGAAAGCTAA
- a CDS encoding BamA/TamA family outer membrane protein, producing the protein MNTLFTQAKLATLLLLSYLPQTNASQFFDVLDGQFDASQYLSENAYGFLPVPIIITDPALDGGLGVTGLFFHESAQDRDKRLKSMQNSDNAAQHLMPPSVSAVIGAYTGNGSYFAGGGHMGFFKQGRIRYMGGGGYGDINLDFFGFGDISLSKPVQINTKATAIMQTLKFKIADSAFYIGPTHRYINAEISPSKLGDLVANLPPEWQEALTELLTRSITTSGIGFTLEYDSRDNFFSPDEGLKYELNYLWFDDKIASDVDYQLTELTALHYFKLNKNWRTAIRAEVNFADSEEFLPPYATPYVDMRGIPAMRYQGKAVAITELEVAYQINLRWQINAFAGIGKASNDFSDLTDTASRITKGVGFRYLIARRYGFDMGFDIAKGPEDTVFYIQAGTAW; encoded by the coding sequence ATGAATACACTATTTACTCAAGCAAAATTAGCAACGCTACTACTTTTAAGCTACTTGCCCCAAACAAATGCATCACAATTTTTTGATGTATTAGATGGGCAATTTGATGCTTCCCAGTACTTATCAGAAAACGCCTACGGTTTTTTACCTGTTCCTATCATTATTACCGATCCCGCGTTAGATGGTGGTTTAGGGGTTACAGGGCTTTTCTTTCACGAGAGTGCACAAGATCGCGATAAACGACTTAAATCAATGCAAAACTCTGACAATGCCGCACAACACTTAATGCCGCCGAGTGTATCTGCTGTCATCGGCGCTTATACGGGCAATGGTTCATATTTTGCTGGTGGTGGTCATATGGGCTTTTTTAAGCAAGGCCGCATCCGTTATATGGGTGGCGGTGGTTATGGAGACATTAACCTCGATTTTTTTGGCTTTGGTGATATCTCTTTATCTAAGCCGGTACAAATCAACACCAAAGCTACAGCGATTATGCAAACCCTCAAGTTTAAGATTGCCGATAGCGCCTTTTACATAGGCCCAACACATAGATATATCAATGCTGAAATTTCACCGAGCAAGCTCGGTGACTTAGTTGCTAATTTACCACCTGAGTGGCAAGAAGCGCTTACCGAGCTATTAACACGCAGTATTACTACGTCAGGTATTGGCTTTACCTTAGAGTACGACTCTCGTGATAACTTCTTTTCTCCTGATGAAGGGTTAAAGTACGAATTAAACTACCTGTGGTTTGATGACAAAATTGCTTCAGATGTTGACTATCAACTCACCGAGTTAACCGCCTTACACTACTTTAAACTTAATAAAAACTGGCGCACAGCTATTAGAGCAGAAGTAAACTTTGCCGATTCAGAAGAATTTTTACCTCCTTATGCAACACCCTATGTTGATATGCGTGGTATACCAGCAATGCGCTACCAAGGAAAAGCTGTGGCTATCACTGAGCTTGAAGTTGCTTATCAAATCAATTTACGTTGGCAAATTAATGCTTTTGCCGGTATAGGCAAAGCAAGCAACGACTTTTCTGACTTAACTGACACCGCAAGTAGAATAACCAAAGGCGTAGGCTTTCGCTATTTAATTGCCCGTCGCTATGGTTTTGATATGGGCTTTGATATCGCCAAAGGACCTGAGGATACGGTATTTTATATTCAAGCTGGAACAGCTTGGTAG
- a CDS encoding HU family DNA-binding protein yields the protein MNKGELVAKISEGADISKASAGRALDSLIQTITEELSNGGEVALVGFGTYKVTDRAARTGRNPQTGAEIQIAAAKVPSFKAGKALKDACNA from the coding sequence ATGAATAAAGGTGAATTAGTAGCAAAAATCTCTGAAGGCGCTGATATTTCTAAAGCTTCAGCAGGTCGTGCATTAGATAGTTTAATTCAAACAATCACTGAAGAATTATCAAATGGCGGTGAAGTAGCCTTAGTTGGTTTTGGTACTTACAAAGTAACAGATCGCGCTGCTCGCACTGGTCGTAACCCACAAACAGGTGCAGAAATTCAAATCGCTGCAGCTAAAGTACCTAGCTTCAAAGCAGGTAAAGCATTAAAAGATGCATGTAACGCTTAA